A region of Corynebacterium glucuronolyticum DSM 44120 DNA encodes the following proteins:
- a CDS encoding DUF4236 domain-containing protein, translating into MGLNYRQRKKTGKDSWINISGSGASFSKRIGPVTFNSRGGFYVNLPGGMHYRGRWKK; encoded by the coding sequence ATGGGTTTGAATTACCGCCAGCGCAAAAAGACTGGCAAGGACAGCTGGATTAACATCTCCGGCTCTGGCGCATCTTTTTCCAAGCGCATTGGGCCGGTGACCTTCAACTCCCGCGGAGGCTTCTACGTCAACCTCCCCGGAGGGATGCACTACCGGGGTCGCTGGAAGAAATAG
- a CDS encoding pyrimidine dimer DNA glycosylase/endonuclease V, producing MRLWSLHASHLDRQGLVACWREALLAQKVLAGKTTGYRNHPQLTRFRQQPDPMASIGCFLAGIQAEATARGYNFDASKIGVQGAAGVPQIPVTSGQLDYEWEHLGKKIAARSPEFPRAPHPTPHPCFMSCQGV from the coding sequence ATGCGTTTATGGTCCCTCCACGCCAGCCACCTCGACCGCCAAGGGCTTGTTGCCTGCTGGCGGGAAGCGCTGCTCGCCCAGAAGGTGCTGGCAGGCAAGACGACGGGCTACCGCAATCACCCGCAGCTGACGAGGTTTCGGCAGCAGCCGGATCCGATGGCTTCAATCGGCTGTTTTCTCGCTGGCATACAGGCCGAGGCGACGGCGCGGGGCTACAACTTCGATGCCTCGAAAATTGGGGTGCAGGGTGCCGCTGGCGTGCCACAGATCCCGGTCACATCCGGCCAACTGGACTACGAGTGGGAACACTTGGGCAAGAAGATCGCCGCGCGGTCGCCGGAGTTTCCGCGCGCGCCACACCCCACCCCGCACCCCTGTTTCATGTCGTGCCAGGGGGTGTAG
- a CDS encoding DUF3322 domain-containing protein, whose translation MRTTKDVEKRAATFYRNNSTDWLAGNFSPLAINLQPPTARDVDKDGGEAFRRWKGEWASHWAPVEYADKRLGVYGVYSVPTRLVIDSPEMAARLAGTTHQWEHLVRVLELLVADLGEEIPSTTVREVLARKATAWETWSDVTVDQFVAVTRWLHTHNASAYYQRELPIMGVDTKWLENHGGLVRALVGEPVFKPKPVMVELRSLDPEVPVIGGLDHVSAEAAALSGVPVGFAQVVIVENYTTFIALPQLPETLAVYGGGFSVSERIGFIGANVPVWYWSDLDTAGFAMLTRVRSRLPQVRSVLMDLDTTLSHLPFAVEETQTTAVSEELLHADEQATLALLRERAEGSCLRIEQERIGFAWATQKLQELSW comes from the coding sequence ATGCGGACGACTAAGGATGTAGAGAAACGCGCAGCAACCTTCTATCGGAATAACAGCACCGATTGGCTGGCTGGTAACTTTTCACCACTTGCAATAAACCTCCAACCACCGACAGCCCGCGACGTTGACAAAGACGGCGGAGAGGCATTCCGCCGGTGGAAAGGGGAGTGGGCGAGTCACTGGGCACCGGTGGAATACGCGGACAAGCGACTGGGAGTGTACGGCGTGTACTCGGTGCCCACCCGCCTTGTCATCGATTCACCGGAGATGGCAGCACGCCTAGCCGGCACCACACACCAGTGGGAGCACCTCGTCAGGGTGCTGGAGCTCCTTGTCGCAGATTTAGGGGAGGAGATTCCCAGCACTACGGTGCGCGAGGTGCTGGCCCGCAAAGCCACGGCGTGGGAAACGTGGAGCGATGTGACTGTCGACCAATTCGTCGCCGTTACCCGCTGGCTACACACCCACAACGCGTCAGCCTACTACCAGCGTGAACTTCCCATCATGGGGGTGGATACCAAATGGTTGGAAAACCACGGAGGACTCGTGCGCGCGTTAGTCGGCGAACCGGTATTCAAACCGAAGCCCGTCATGGTGGAGCTGCGGAGCCTCGATCCGGAGGTGCCGGTAATCGGCGGGCTCGATCACGTCAGTGCCGAGGCCGCGGCACTTTCTGGTGTACCAGTCGGTTTTGCACAGGTTGTGATTGTGGAGAATTACACCACCTTTATTGCACTGCCGCAGTTGCCAGAGACCCTCGCTGTATACGGTGGCGGCTTCTCGGTTTCCGAACGAATCGGCTTCATCGGTGCAAACGTACCGGTTTGGTATTGGAGTGACCTGGATACCGCCGGGTTTGCCATGCTCACCCGCGTGCGCTCCCGCCTGCCCCAGGTGCGATCTGTACTCATGGATCTCGACACCACGCTAAGTCATCTCCCCTTTGCCGTAGAGGAAACGCAGACAACGGCCGTCTCCGAAGAGCTGCTACACGCAGACGAACAGGCGACACTCGCCCTGCTCCGCGAGCGGGCCGAGGGTTCCTGCTTGCGCATCGAGCAGGAACGCATCGGGTTCGCGTGGGCGACGCAAAAACTGCAGGAACTTTCCTGGTAG
- a CDS encoding ATP-binding protein, which translates to MTSTIAPGQYRLTTLQVYNWGTFNGLHTVDVARAGFLIFGPSGSGKSTLIDAVSTILGSPGRHRFNAAATESGKKSGRDLVTYCRGAWQKEHDADLDDVTRSFLRPGPMWSGVGLHFSDDDGGEITALRIMCLTANTTTQSEVKNLFLLLPGKVSLVDCEELGKHSAGQADAKKQFPDLIAINRNLSPFSAALRKRLGIADEKAIELLQRTQSAKTLGDLNQLMRDFMLPEPATFKIADDAAENFTELKTAHATVVTARNQINKLRPIRDSADKHAELTKTIRDYTMDLDAVPVYANTQRLGFARSDLRTNQGELDDAQASLETVQEKAAELAERVTNLHVAIRGEKDDGITAAEHRRDKLRDECARVENEAKKFFTVLSELTPFQPASQEDFINLRVQLEEEIADIEARQQTYGDTRTDIYSRLSTLKQAIDQGEKDIRMAEKFRSNMDPRLLRARERICEITGIARGSLPFVADLIHIAPAFAQWQPAAERVMGGFARMLLVPDEFYPQVAAAVDATHLGTKLTYQDIDAKLASLRPQAISARSLAATIVVEHGRYEGWIQHQLSTCFDHVRAESIEEFCSHRRAVTKAGQLRDGSRHVKDDRSRIDDRSRWVLFENSDARIDVLTAQQRQRKNELNAVAEEQKQFESKAKADAARIVSARRALETEKFAQIDVSGAQNLLDEAQKDLDALVDNNDRLAGLQAELRTALGLTNLQETEKANLQQRIGVARDRVSEATATIERLTSQLAGAEPLPPDVERRIAGRMKAYARAINASNIDAATIEVERKIRADKSAAEGQCSNLHNSIKLAMNRYLDAWPERQGDLTPEVEALGDFLAELQRLEDDDLPRFESNFRELLFDQTNTHLGRLRREIATAASSIRKEIDRLNESLTLVDFYPGRTLQIEVRESQPAEARDFARKLAAAVDGTLENDEGAAEQRFERLSAVIEDLVESDTTTARQRKLRLDTRWHVAFYGVEVDADGNRGAVYDSAEGLSGGQAQKLSSFCLAAALRFRLTGMGEPPAKARKSRVVIGEDVYPHYGTIILDEAFDRADAEFTRTSMEVFDRFGFHMILATPEKLLQPVEDYIGGVLMVECPDRKHSQTAALTIEEAETYADD; encoded by the coding sequence ATGACTAGCACCATCGCCCCAGGCCAGTACCGCCTCACCACCCTGCAGGTGTACAACTGGGGTACATTCAACGGTCTCCACACGGTCGACGTCGCGCGCGCCGGGTTCCTCATCTTCGGCCCCTCTGGGTCGGGCAAGTCCACGCTTATCGACGCGGTTTCGACCATCCTGGGTTCCCCCGGACGTCACCGTTTTAACGCCGCAGCAACCGAATCCGGGAAGAAATCCGGCCGAGATCTGGTCACCTACTGCCGTGGTGCGTGGCAAAAGGAACACGACGCGGATCTTGATGATGTTACCCGATCCTTCCTGCGCCCCGGACCGATGTGGAGTGGGGTAGGTCTCCACTTCAGTGACGACGACGGCGGGGAGATCACTGCACTTCGCATCATGTGTCTGACCGCCAATACGACGACGCAGTCGGAGGTGAAAAACCTCTTTCTGCTTCTCCCCGGCAAGGTGAGTCTCGTCGACTGCGAGGAGCTTGGCAAACACAGCGCCGGGCAAGCCGATGCCAAGAAACAGTTCCCGGACCTCATCGCCATCAATCGCAACCTGTCACCCTTTTCTGCAGCGTTGCGCAAACGCTTGGGGATCGCGGATGAAAAGGCCATCGAGCTGTTGCAACGCACACAATCCGCAAAGACCCTGGGCGATTTGAACCAGCTCATGCGGGACTTCATGCTGCCGGAGCCCGCGACATTCAAGATCGCTGACGATGCTGCCGAGAACTTCACGGAGCTAAAGACGGCGCATGCAACGGTGGTGACAGCCCGCAACCAGATAAACAAGCTCCGCCCCATCCGAGACAGCGCAGATAAACACGCGGAGCTCACGAAAACGATTCGTGACTACACGATGGATCTGGATGCCGTCCCCGTATACGCCAACACCCAGCGGCTCGGCTTCGCCCGGTCGGATCTGCGTACGAACCAGGGGGAACTCGACGATGCCCAGGCAAGCCTCGAAACCGTGCAGGAAAAAGCGGCGGAGCTGGCCGAGAGGGTGACGAACCTCCACGTCGCGATCAGGGGAGAAAAAGACGACGGAATTACGGCCGCAGAACACCGCCGTGACAAGCTCCGCGATGAGTGCGCTCGCGTCGAAAATGAAGCGAAGAAGTTCTTTACCGTTCTGTCGGAACTGACTCCGTTCCAACCCGCCAGCCAAGAAGACTTCATTAACCTCCGCGTACAGCTGGAAGAAGAGATTGCGGACATTGAAGCAAGGCAACAGACCTACGGGGACACCCGCACCGATATCTACTCCCGCCTCAGTACCCTCAAACAGGCAATCGACCAGGGGGAAAAAGATATCAGAATGGCGGAGAAGTTCCGGTCCAACATGGATCCTCGGCTTCTTCGCGCCCGAGAACGCATCTGCGAGATCACAGGAATTGCCCGAGGATCCTTGCCGTTTGTCGCTGACCTCATTCATATCGCCCCAGCTTTTGCGCAGTGGCAGCCCGCAGCCGAACGGGTCATGGGAGGGTTTGCCAGGATGCTCCTCGTCCCCGACGAGTTTTATCCCCAGGTCGCAGCCGCTGTGGACGCCACGCATCTCGGCACAAAGCTCACCTACCAGGACATTGATGCGAAGCTGGCATCCCTGCGGCCGCAAGCTATTTCCGCGCGGAGTCTAGCCGCCACCATCGTCGTTGAGCATGGACGCTATGAAGGCTGGATCCAGCACCAGCTATCCACCTGCTTTGATCACGTTCGCGCGGAATCGATCGAGGAGTTTTGCTCCCACCGGCGCGCAGTCACCAAAGCCGGGCAGCTTCGCGACGGTAGCCGCCACGTCAAAGATGATCGCTCCCGTATCGACGACCGTTCCCGGTGGGTACTGTTCGAAAACTCAGATGCCCGCATCGACGTGCTCACCGCCCAACAGCGCCAGCGGAAAAACGAACTGAACGCCGTGGCGGAGGAACAAAAACAGTTCGAATCCAAGGCAAAAGCCGATGCGGCCCGCATCGTCAGCGCCAGGCGGGCGCTGGAGACAGAAAAATTTGCGCAAATCGACGTTTCTGGAGCCCAAAACTTGCTGGACGAGGCGCAAAAAGACCTCGATGCCCTGGTAGACAACAACGATCGGCTCGCCGGACTACAAGCAGAGCTGCGGACCGCGCTTGGTTTGACGAACCTCCAGGAGACAGAGAAGGCCAACCTGCAACAGCGGATCGGTGTTGCCCGGGATCGCGTATCGGAGGCAACGGCTACAATCGAGCGGCTGACAAGTCAGCTCGCGGGTGCCGAGCCACTTCCACCGGATGTCGAAAGACGGATCGCCGGTCGGATGAAGGCGTACGCTCGTGCCATCAACGCGTCCAATATCGATGCCGCAACGATTGAGGTGGAGAGGAAAATACGGGCAGACAAGTCCGCCGCAGAGGGGCAGTGCTCCAACCTCCACAACTCGATCAAGCTTGCAATGAACCGTTACCTTGATGCCTGGCCTGAGCGTCAGGGTGATCTCACCCCGGAAGTTGAGGCGCTGGGTGATTTTCTCGCAGAGCTGCAACGGTTGGAGGATGACGATCTTCCCCGGTTTGAATCTAATTTCCGCGAGCTTCTTTTTGACCAGACGAACACCCATCTGGGGCGGTTACGTCGAGAGATCGCCACGGCGGCGAGCTCCATCCGGAAAGAAATCGACCGGCTGAACGAGTCGCTGACCCTTGTGGATTTCTACCCCGGTCGCACACTGCAGATTGAAGTCCGTGAGTCCCAACCTGCGGAAGCGAGGGACTTTGCCCGCAAACTCGCCGCAGCAGTCGACGGCACTCTTGAAAACGACGAAGGTGCTGCAGAACAGCGCTTCGAGCGGTTATCTGCGGTCATCGAGGATCTCGTAGAAAGCGATACGACAACCGCCAGGCAGCGTAAACTTCGCCTAGATACGCGCTGGCACGTTGCGTTTTACGGAGTGGAGGTGGATGCCGACGGCAATCGCGGTGCCGTCTACGACTCCGCCGAGGGACTCTCCGGTGGACAGGCGCAGAAGCTTTCCAGTTTCTGCTTGGCGGCGGCACTCCGTTTCCGGCTCACGGGTATGGGGGAACCACCGGCGAAAGCGAGGAAATCCCGCGTGGTCATCGGCGAGGATGTCTATCCCCACTACGGCACGATTATTCTTGACGAGGCCTTCGACCGCGCCGACGCGGAATTCACCCGTACCTCCATGGAGGTCTTTGATCGCTTTGGTTTCCACATGATTCTCGCCACACCGGAAAAGCTCCTGCAACCGGTGGAGGACTATATCGGCGGCGTGCTTATGGTGGAGTGCCCGGACCGGAAGCACTCCCAGACGGCTGCCCTCACCATCGAGGAAGCTGAGACGTATGCGGACGACTAA
- a CDS encoding DUF4194 domain-containing protein, producing MDEQIHLTETDTGTLTLSQRKALVKLIKGPFITTTTPADREDFRVIVESRTLLSQQLDNLFLTLVVDETAGVAYTKVWDTEVDGARTLLRAKPLTFVETVIILHLRRQLAKSNPNERTIVEKQEVFEATAPYQTAQGTDHTKQEKHFDTAWNSLAKARVVTETSTPGRWEVSHVLRVAFSSDEIKAVTASFTHLLEDSHD from the coding sequence ATGGATGAGCAGATTCACCTGACGGAAACAGACACAGGAACGCTCACCCTCAGCCAGAGAAAAGCTCTCGTCAAGCTGATCAAGGGACCGTTTATCACCACCACAACCCCAGCAGACCGAGAGGACTTCCGCGTGATCGTCGAGTCACGCACGCTGCTTTCGCAGCAGCTCGATAACCTCTTCCTGACCCTCGTCGTCGATGAAACGGCGGGAGTCGCCTACACCAAGGTATGGGATACAGAGGTCGACGGTGCCCGCACGCTCCTGCGCGCAAAGCCGTTGACCTTCGTAGAGACGGTCATCATCCTGCACTTGCGCCGGCAGCTGGCAAAATCGAACCCAAATGAGCGCACGATTGTGGAAAAACAGGAGGTCTTCGAAGCCACCGCCCCCTACCAGACGGCGCAGGGAACTGACCACACGAAGCAGGAGAAGCATTTCGACACGGCATGGAACTCCCTAGCAAAGGCGAGAGTTGTCACTGAGACATCAACACCCGGGCGCTGGGAAGTGTCCCACGTCCTGCGCGTGGCATTTTCCAGCGACGAGATTAAGGCCGTGACCGCAAGCTTTACCCACCTTCTGGAGGATTCCCATGACTAG